One part of the Acuticoccus sediminis genome encodes these proteins:
- a CDS encoding efflux RND transporter permease subunit — protein MNSILDGLLDRPRTILTLLVFLLGAGAFIYATIPKEANPDIDVPVFYVSITQQGISPEDANRLLVKPMETQLRGLDGLKEIKATASEGHAGIVLEFNADFDKDEALADVRDKVDRAQADLPADADEPTITETNFSLVPTIIVALSGDVPERTLYQRARRLKDAVEAVPSVLSADLSGSREEQLEVLIDRTAMESYRVQPLELLQALQNNNALVPAGFLDTGEGRFSVKVPGLIEDAGDVYNMVIKSNAEGVVTVGDIAEVRRTFKDPTTFTRVNGRPAITIDVVKRIGENIIENNQAVRDVVENATADWPDAIKVDYLLDQSSFIYEVLGGLEASISTAIVLVMIVIVAALGFRSALLVGIAIPTSILFGFAVLSGLGMTVNMMVMFGLVLCVGLLVDGAIVVVEYADRRIAEGVDRPQAFREAAHLMVWPLISSTATTLIAFLPMLLWPGVAGEFMSYLPVMVIIVLTVALVTAMVFLPVVGAVLSNALIIGLFSGTVVAGGAMIVLGAAPMPLQILAAIVGFIVATVIATSLANRWGRSRAKPVLTPHEGPFDVTRLTGVARLYVGGLRLLAGNTFGIILTVVVVVGVAFGVLTVFQQNAAGVEFFVDEEPDVAVAMISARGNMSAREALSLVREVEREVLAVDGVDNVVTNAYPSGGSSGGGSQIGSVQDKPADIIGQLQIELVKYCCRRPAAEIFEDIRNRTDFAGIKVEVRKIEGGPPTGKDIQLQITSESYDQVVAATARVRDHVETVEGLRDVEDDRPLPGIEWQLDVDREEAGRFGADVTTVGQIIQLVTNGVLLTEYQPDDSEDQIDIRVRYPEAERNLHQFADLRLQTSLGQVPIINFIDVNPQQRVSSIARVDGQFAMTVKADVLEAEGFDQNQKIAEIDSWLKTQDWPQGVTFTFRGANEDQAEAFDFLMKAMVASLVMMFLVLVTQFNSFYQTGLTLLTIVLSAFGVLLGMAITGQKFSVIMTGTGIIALAGIVVNNAIVLIDTFNRERLEQPDLLTATLATAAQRVRPILLTTITTIAGLIPMATQVNLDFFTRTISVGGITSIWWVQLSTAIIAGLAFSTILTLVVIPVMLAMPETVSRSVRRLRGRELEPALAGAPGMILPAAAETHEPAVYRLPGRTAATATGRTDAAEGTASAPVETAPQAAAAEDGQEAPDVWAPVIARPRRGTTEDGAREADAARPPAIPPIVPAETPKSPEPDGGPPDVYAPVLTRHPRPSKETADQKPSSSSEAAE, from the coding sequence ATGAACAGCATCCTCGACGGCCTCCTCGATCGTCCGCGGACGATCCTGACGCTGCTGGTCTTCCTCCTCGGGGCCGGCGCGTTCATCTATGCGACGATCCCGAAGGAGGCGAATCCGGACATCGACGTTCCGGTCTTCTACGTCTCGATCACCCAGCAGGGCATCTCCCCGGAGGACGCGAACCGCCTCCTGGTCAAGCCCATGGAGACGCAGCTCCGCGGCCTCGACGGGCTGAAGGAGATCAAGGCCACCGCCTCCGAGGGACACGCCGGCATCGTCCTCGAATTCAACGCCGACTTCGACAAGGACGAGGCGCTCGCGGACGTGCGCGACAAGGTGGACCGCGCCCAGGCGGACCTTCCGGCCGACGCCGACGAGCCGACGATCACCGAGACCAACTTCTCCCTCGTGCCGACGATCATCGTGGCGCTGTCGGGCGACGTGCCGGAGCGCACCCTCTACCAGCGCGCGCGGCGGCTGAAGGACGCGGTCGAGGCCGTGCCGTCGGTGCTGTCGGCGGACCTCTCCGGCTCGCGCGAGGAGCAGCTCGAGGTCCTCATCGACCGTACCGCGATGGAGTCCTACCGCGTCCAGCCGCTGGAGCTGCTGCAGGCGCTGCAGAACAACAACGCGCTCGTGCCGGCCGGCTTCCTAGACACCGGCGAGGGCCGGTTCTCGGTCAAGGTCCCCGGACTGATCGAGGACGCCGGCGACGTCTACAACATGGTGATCAAGTCGAACGCCGAAGGCGTCGTGACGGTCGGCGACATCGCCGAGGTGCGCCGCACCTTCAAGGACCCGACGACGTTCACGCGCGTGAACGGCCGGCCGGCGATCACCATCGATGTCGTGAAGCGGATCGGCGAGAACATCATCGAGAACAACCAGGCGGTCCGCGACGTCGTCGAGAACGCGACGGCGGACTGGCCGGACGCGATCAAGGTCGACTACCTGCTCGACCAGTCCTCCTTCATCTACGAGGTGCTGGGCGGGCTCGAGGCGTCGATCTCCACCGCCATCGTGCTGGTGATGATCGTCATCGTGGCCGCGCTCGGCTTCCGTTCGGCCCTCCTCGTCGGCATCGCCATCCCGACGTCGATCCTGTTCGGCTTCGCGGTGCTCTCCGGCCTCGGCATGACCGTCAACATGATGGTGATGTTCGGCCTGGTGCTCTGCGTGGGCCTCCTCGTCGACGGCGCCATCGTCGTCGTGGAGTACGCGGACCGAAGGATCGCCGAGGGCGTCGACCGCCCGCAGGCCTTCCGCGAGGCCGCGCACCTCATGGTCTGGCCGCTGATCTCGTCCACGGCGACGACGCTGATCGCCTTCCTGCCGATGCTCCTGTGGCCGGGCGTCGCGGGCGAATTCATGAGCTACCTGCCGGTGATGGTGATCATCGTCCTCACCGTGGCGCTCGTCACGGCGATGGTGTTCCTGCCGGTGGTTGGCGCCGTGCTTTCCAACGCGCTGATCATCGGCCTTTTCTCCGGGACGGTGGTCGCGGGCGGGGCGATGATCGTCCTCGGCGCCGCGCCGATGCCGCTCCAGATCCTGGCGGCCATCGTCGGGTTCATCGTGGCGACGGTCATCGCGACCTCGCTCGCGAACCGCTGGGGCCGCTCGCGCGCCAAGCCGGTGCTGACGCCGCACGAGGGACCGTTCGACGTCACCAGACTGACCGGTGTGGCGCGGCTCTACGTTGGCGGCCTGCGGCTCCTCGCCGGCAACACGTTCGGCATCATCCTCACCGTCGTGGTGGTCGTGGGCGTGGCCTTCGGGGTGCTCACCGTCTTCCAGCAGAACGCGGCGGGCGTCGAGTTCTTCGTCGACGAGGAGCCGGACGTCGCGGTGGCGATGATCTCGGCGCGCGGCAACATGAGCGCGCGCGAGGCGCTTTCGCTGGTGCGCGAGGTGGAGCGCGAGGTGCTCGCCGTGGACGGCGTCGACAACGTCGTCACCAACGCCTACCCGTCCGGCGGCAGCAGCGGCGGTGGCTCGCAGATCGGCAGCGTGCAGGACAAGCCCGCCGACATCATCGGCCAGCTCCAGATCGAGCTGGTCAAATACTGCTGCCGCCGTCCCGCCGCGGAGATCTTCGAGGACATCCGCAACCGGACCGACTTCGCCGGCATCAAGGTCGAGGTGCGCAAGATCGAGGGCGGCCCGCCGACCGGCAAGGACATCCAGCTCCAGATCACCTCCGAGTCCTATGACCAGGTCGTCGCGGCGACGGCGCGCGTGCGCGACCACGTCGAGACGGTCGAGGGGCTCCGGGACGTGGAGGACGACCGGCCCCTCCCCGGCATCGAGTGGCAGCTCGACGTCGACCGCGAGGAGGCCGGCCGGTTCGGCGCGGACGTGACCACGGTCGGTCAGATCATCCAGCTCGTCACCAACGGCGTCCTCCTCACCGAGTACCAGCCGGACGATTCGGAGGATCAGATCGACATCCGCGTGCGCTACCCCGAGGCGGAGCGCAACCTGCACCAGTTCGCGGACCTCCGGCTTCAGACGAGCCTCGGCCAGGTGCCGATCATCAACTTCATCGACGTGAACCCTCAGCAGCGCGTCTCCTCGATCGCACGCGTCGACGGGCAGTTCGCCATGACGGTGAAGGCCGACGTTCTGGAGGCGGAAGGCTTCGACCAGAACCAGAAGATCGCCGAGATCGACTCCTGGCTGAAGACCCAGGACTGGCCGCAGGGCGTGACCTTCACCTTCCGCGGCGCCAACGAGGACCAGGCCGAGGCATTCGACTTCCTCATGAAGGCGATGGTCGCCTCGCTGGTGATGATGTTCCTGGTGCTGGTGACGCAGTTCAACAGCTTCTACCAGACCGGACTGACGCTCCTGACGATCGTCCTCTCCGCGTTCGGCGTGCTGCTCGGGATGGCGATCACGGGCCAGAAGTTTTCCGTCATCATGACGGGGACGGGGATCATCGCGCTCGCGGGCATCGTCGTGAACAACGCGATCGTGCTGATCGACACGTTCAACCGCGAGCGGCTGGAGCAGCCGGACCTGCTGACGGCGACGCTCGCGACCGCCGCCCAGCGCGTCCGGCCGATCCTGCTGACGACGATCACCACCATCGCCGGCCTCATCCCGATGGCGACGCAGGTGAACCTCGACTTCTTCACCCGGACGATCTCCGTCGGCGGCATCACCTCGATCTGGTGGGTGCAGCTCTCGACCGCGATCATCGCCGGCCTCGCCTTCTCGACGATCCTCACGCTGGTGGTGATCCCGGTGATGCTGGCGATGCCGGAGACGGTGTCCCGCTCCGTCCGCCGCCTGCGCGGCCGCGAGCTGGAACCGGCGCTCGCCGGCGCACCCGGGATGATCCTGCCGGCGGCGGCGGAGACGCACGAACCGGCGGTCTACCGCCTCCCCGGCCGCACCGCCGCGACGGCGACCGGGCGGACGGACGCCGCCGAAGGCACCGCGTCGGCGCCCGTCGAGACGGCGCCCCAAGCGGCGGCGGCCGAGGACGGGCAGGAGGCACCGGACGTCTGGGCCCCGGTGATCGCCCGCCCGCGCCGGGGAACGACCGAGGACGGCGCGCGCGAGGCCGATGCCGCCCGCCCGCCGGCGATCCCGCCGATCGTGCCGGCAGAGACCCCCAAGAGCCCGGAACCGGACGGCGGACCGCCGGACGTCTACGCGCCGGTGCTGACCCGCCATCCACGGCCTTCCAAGGAGACGGCGGACCAGAAGCCGTCCTCCTCGAGCGAGGCGGCCGAGTAG
- a CDS encoding 2-keto-4-pentenoate hydratase: MRRWVIGGALLLGCGIGGANAACVDDATLAAYLKDFDSGTPTRAMGAGGSVEDARCIQDLLVGELTGELGPVIGYKAGLTSAAAQERFGVDEPVLGTLLEKMMLPSGATVPASFGARPLFEADLLLVVGDAGINEAKTPEEVLAHLSSVRPFIELPDLMLAEGEPLDGATITAMNVGARMGVVGDDIPVDDAMLDTLKTMTVTVTDADGTVLAEAKGESVLGNPLNSALWLMEKGLTFEPGQVISVGSIGPLLPPAKAKGTATVTYKGLPGDPAVTVHFE, encoded by the coding sequence ATGCGGCGATGGGTGATCGGCGGCGCACTGCTCCTGGGTTGCGGGATCGGCGGGGCGAACGCCGCCTGCGTGGATGACGCCACGCTCGCGGCCTATCTGAAGGACTTCGATTCCGGGACGCCGACGAGGGCCATGGGCGCCGGCGGCAGCGTGGAGGACGCGCGCTGCATCCAGGACCTTCTGGTCGGCGAGCTGACGGGCGAGCTGGGCCCGGTGATCGGCTACAAGGCCGGCCTGACGAGCGCGGCCGCGCAGGAGCGCTTCGGCGTCGACGAGCCGGTCCTCGGCACGCTCCTCGAAAAGATGATGCTGCCCTCCGGGGCCACCGTTCCTGCAAGCTTCGGCGCCCGCCCGCTGTTCGAGGCGGACCTCCTGCTGGTCGTCGGCGACGCGGGGATCAACGAGGCGAAGACACCTGAGGAGGTCCTCGCGCACCTCTCCTCCGTGCGGCCGTTCATCGAGCTTCCGGATCTCATGCTGGCCGAGGGCGAGCCGCTCGACGGCGCTACCATCACCGCGATGAACGTCGGTGCGCGGATGGGCGTCGTCGGCGACGACATCCCGGTCGACGACGCGATGCTGGACACGCTGAAGACGATGACCGTCACAGTGACCGACGCGGACGGAACTGTGCTCGCCGAGGCCAAGGGCGAGTCGGTGCTCGGCAACCCGCTGAACAGCGCGCTCTGGCTGATGGAGAAGGGCCTGACCTTCGAGCCCGGGCAGGTGATCAGCGTCGGGTCCATCGGCCCGCTGCTGCCGCCCGCCAAGGCCAAGGGCACCGCGACCGTCACCTACAAGGGCCTTCCCGGCGACCCCGCGGTGACCGTCCACTTCGAATAG
- a CDS encoding ABCB family ABC transporter ATP-binding protein/permease: MLGALRGLWPYMWPSDRPDLKFRVGIAILALVVAKIVTVLIPYTYKWATDALTANEFGVAASERIADTPGWNLPAFVVGPIMLVIAYGVGRILSMGFNQLRDALFARVGQHAVRQLARQTFMHLHALSLRYHLQRRTGGLSRVIERGVKGIETLVRFTILNAIPTILEFALMAAVIAYQFSLSYLGVIVVMVILYVWFTVIASQWRISIRRDMNDSDTDANSKAIDSLINYETVKYFNNETMETDRFDRSMASYEDAAVRTWTSLAWLNMGQTVIFTIGMMVLMIMSARAVMAGEQTIGDFVMVNALLMQLSIPLNFIGFVYREIKLALADVEDMFAVLNIPQEVVDRPDASPIAVAGGTVRFEDVRFHYDPERPILHGISFDVPAGHTLAIVGPSGAGKSTISRLLYRFYDVAGGAITIDGQDIRDVTQVSLRREIGIVPQDTVLFNDTIAYNIAYGRPSASREEVERAAEMAQIGDFIRALPQGFDTEVGERGLKLSGGEKQRVAIARTILKAPPVLILDEATSALDTRTEEDIQSALDEVSTGRTTLMIAHRLSTVVKADQIIVLEAGRIVERGTHGSLMAMNGLYAEMWARQSQQAEVPPPESLAQPRELSVREREESFK; the protein is encoded by the coding sequence ATGCTGGGCGCCTTGAGGGGCCTTTGGCCCTACATGTGGCCCAGCGACCGCCCCGACCTGAAGTTTCGCGTCGGCATCGCCATCCTGGCGCTCGTCGTCGCCAAGATCGTCACCGTCCTCATCCCCTACACCTACAAGTGGGCGACGGACGCGCTCACCGCCAACGAGTTCGGCGTCGCCGCCAGCGAGCGCATCGCGGACACGCCGGGCTGGAACCTGCCCGCGTTCGTGGTCGGGCCGATCATGCTGGTGATCGCCTACGGCGTGGGGCGCATCCTCAGCATGGGCTTCAACCAGCTCCGCGACGCGCTGTTCGCGCGGGTCGGCCAGCACGCGGTGCGCCAGCTCGCCCGGCAGACGTTCATGCACCTGCACGCCCTGTCGCTGCGCTACCACCTGCAGCGGCGCACCGGCGGCCTCTCGCGCGTCATCGAGCGCGGCGTCAAGGGCATCGAGACGCTGGTGCGCTTCACCATCCTCAACGCGATCCCGACCATCCTCGAGTTCGCGCTGATGGCGGCCGTCATCGCCTACCAGTTCTCGCTGTCCTACCTCGGCGTGATCGTCGTGATGGTGATCCTCTACGTCTGGTTCACCGTCATCGCCTCGCAGTGGCGCATCTCCATCCGCCGCGACATGAACGACTCGGACACCGACGCCAACTCCAAGGCGATCGACAGTCTGATCAACTACGAGACGGTCAAGTACTTCAACAACGAGACGATGGAGACCGACCGCTTCGACCGCTCGATGGCGAGCTACGAGGACGCGGCGGTCCGCACCTGGACCTCGCTCGCCTGGCTCAACATGGGCCAGACGGTGATCTTCACGATCGGCATGATGGTACTGATGATCATGTCCGCCCGCGCGGTCATGGCAGGCGAGCAGACCATCGGTGATTTCGTGATGGTGAACGCGCTGCTCATGCAGCTCTCCATCCCGCTGAACTTCATCGGCTTCGTCTACCGCGAGATCAAGCTGGCGCTGGCGGACGTCGAGGACATGTTCGCCGTCCTCAACATTCCGCAGGAAGTGGTCGACCGGCCGGACGCGAGCCCCATCGCGGTCGCCGGCGGCACCGTCCGCTTCGAGGACGTCCGCTTCCACTACGATCCCGAGCGGCCCATCCTGCACGGGATCTCGTTCGATGTGCCCGCGGGGCACACGCTGGCGATCGTCGGCCCCTCCGGAGCCGGGAAGTCGACGATCTCGCGTCTTCTCTACCGCTTCTACGACGTCGCCGGCGGGGCCATCACCATCGACGGGCAGGACATCCGCGACGTCACGCAGGTCTCGCTGCGCCGCGAGATCGGCATCGTCCCGCAGGACACCGTGCTCTTCAACGACACCATCGCCTACAACATCGCCTACGGCCGCCCGTCGGCGAGCCGGGAGGAGGTGGAGCGCGCGGCGGAGATGGCGCAGATCGGCGACTTCATCCGCGCCCTGCCGCAGGGGTTCGACACCGAGGTCGGCGAGCGCGGGCTGAAGCTGTCGGGCGGCGAGAAGCAGCGCGTCGCCATCGCCCGCACCATCCTGAAGGCCCCGCCGGTCCTCATCCTCGACGAGGCGACGTCCGCACTCGACACCCGGACCGAGGAGGACATCCAGTCCGCGCTCGACGAGGTCTCGACCGGACGGACCACGCTGATGATCGCGCACCGCCTGTCGACCGTGGTGAAGGCGGACCAGATCATCGTGCTGGAGGCCGGCCGCATCGTCGAGCGGGGGACGCACGGCTCGCTGATGGCGATGAACGGCCTCTACGCCGAGATGTGGGCGCGCCAGAGCCAGCAGGCCGAGGTCCCGCCGCCCGAATCGCTCGCCCAGCCGCGCGAGCTCTCCGTTCGCGAACGCGAGGAGAGCTTCAAGTAG
- a CDS encoding peptide chain release factor 3, which translates to MNTLADFPAEAQLKPQIARRRTFAIISHPDAGKTTLTEKLLLFGGAIHLAGEVAARGERRRTRSDWMEIEKKRGISVSSSVMMFERNGIVFNLLDTPGHEDFSEDTYRTLTAVDSAVMVVDAAKGIEAQTLKLFEVCRLRDIPIITFINKVDREGMDPFELMDQIADKLALELSPVTWPIGMGGQFHGVYNLNTHDWHKLAGDGSTKFGTTERLTGLDDPKLDAAVKPDVLAEFRGQAELVAEAMPKVDMEAYREGHLSPVFFGSALRDFCVADLLDGLSAWAPPPRPQPAGDVAVDPNRDEVSALIFKVQANMDPNHRDRIAFARICSGRFSRGMKLNQVGTGKSLAVTAPIFFLAEERELAEEAWAGDIIGIPNHGALRVGDTLAEKGDLRFTGLPRFAPEILRRVRLGDPMKTKQMRRALQDLSEEGLAQVFRTHLGGDHIVGVVGALQLDVMASRVEAEYKVKIEFEPAPFATARWLAGDPKLVKAFVDVNKSVVADDVDGDPVYLARNAWELNYTREKNPDIRFVEIKEMH; encoded by the coding sequence ATGAACACGCTCGCCGACTTTCCCGCAGAAGCTCAGCTGAAGCCGCAGATCGCGCGCCGGCGTACGTTTGCGATCATCTCGCACCCGGACGCCGGCAAGACGACGCTCACCGAAAAGCTCCTGCTGTTCGGCGGCGCGATCCACCTCGCCGGCGAAGTCGCCGCCCGCGGCGAGCGCCGCCGTACCCGCTCGGACTGGATGGAGATCGAGAAGAAGCGCGGCATCTCGGTGTCGTCCTCGGTCATGATGTTCGAGCGCAACGGCATCGTCTTCAACCTCCTCGACACGCCCGGCCACGAGGATTTCTCCGAAGACACCTACCGTACGCTGACCGCCGTCGACTCCGCCGTCATGGTCGTCGACGCCGCGAAGGGCATCGAGGCGCAGACCCTCAAGCTCTTCGAGGTGTGCCGGCTGCGCGACATCCCGATCATCACCTTCATCAACAAGGTGGACCGGGAGGGCATGGACCCGTTCGAGCTGATGGACCAGATCGCCGACAAGCTCGCGCTCGAGCTGTCGCCGGTCACGTGGCCGATCGGCATGGGCGGCCAGTTCCACGGCGTCTACAACCTCAACACCCACGACTGGCACAAGCTCGCCGGCGACGGGTCGACCAAGTTCGGCACGACCGAGCGGCTCACCGGCCTCGACGACCCGAAGCTCGACGCCGCGGTGAAGCCGGACGTCCTGGCGGAGTTCCGCGGCCAGGCCGAACTCGTCGCCGAGGCGATGCCGAAGGTCGACATGGAGGCCTACCGGGAGGGCCACCTCTCGCCGGTCTTCTTCGGCTCGGCGCTGCGTGACTTCTGCGTCGCCGACCTGCTCGACGGCCTCAGCGCCTGGGCGCCGCCGCCCCGGCCGCAGCCGGCCGGCGACGTCGCGGTCGATCCCAACCGCGACGAGGTCTCGGCGCTGATCTTCAAGGTCCAGGCGAACATGGACCCGAACCACCGCGACCGCATCGCCTTCGCGCGCATCTGCTCCGGCCGGTTCTCGCGCGGGATGAAGCTCAACCAGGTCGGGACCGGCAAGTCGCTCGCCGTGACCGCGCCGATCTTCTTCCTCGCCGAGGAGCGCGAGCTCGCCGAGGAGGCGTGGGCCGGCGACATCATCGGCATCCCGAACCACGGCGCGCTGCGGGTGGGCGACACGCTGGCCGAGAAGGGCGATCTGCGCTTCACCGGCCTGCCGCGCTTCGCCCCGGAAATCCTGCGCCGCGTGCGCCTCGGCGACCCGATGAAGACCAAGCAGATGCGCCGCGCATTGCAGGACCTCTCGGAGGAGGGGCTCGCCCAGGTGTTCCGCACGCACCTCGGCGGCGACCACATCGTCGGCGTCGTCGGCGCCCTGCAGCTCGACGTCATGGCCTCGCGCGTGGAGGCCGAGTACAAGGTCAAGATCGAGTTCGAGCCGGCGCCGTTCGCGACCGCCCGCTGGCTCGCCGGTGACCCCAAGCTCGTCAAGGCGTTCGTGGACGTCAACAAGTCCGTGGTGGCCGACGACGTGGACGGCGATCCCGTCTACCTCGCCCGCAACGCCTGGGAGCTGAACTACACGCGCGAGAAGAACCCGGACATTCGCTTCGTCGAAATCAAGGAAATGCACTGA
- a CDS encoding GNAT family N-acetyltransferase, whose product MRIAPLDRSTPTFGQLGTLEVRLARTMGEVRRAQQVRYEVFYEEMAAQADPFTMATRRDRDQFDSLCDHLLVLDHNVATRRFRKAKPRIVGTYRLLRQEIAEHNGGFYSKSEFNLAPMLERHPGLNFLELGRSCVLKPYRDKRTVELLWHGAWSYTLRHNVDVLFGCASLSGTNPDELKVALSYLYHHHLAPEEWRVRALEARHVDMNRLPVEEIDMKTALRALPPLIKGYLRLGAYVADGAVVDHQFGTTDVMIVLPVSGISHRYINYYGANATRHA is encoded by the coding sequence ATGCGCATCGCTCCCCTCGACCGCTCGACACCGACCTTCGGGCAGCTCGGCACCCTCGAAGTGCGCCTCGCGCGGACGATGGGCGAGGTCCGCCGCGCCCAGCAGGTGCGCTACGAAGTCTTCTACGAGGAGATGGCCGCGCAGGCCGATCCCTTCACCATGGCCACCCGGCGGGACCGGGACCAGTTCGACTCCCTGTGCGATCACCTTCTGGTGCTCGACCACAACGTCGCCACGCGACGCTTCCGCAAGGCCAAGCCCCGCATCGTCGGCACCTACCGCCTGCTGCGGCAGGAGATCGCCGAGCACAACGGCGGCTTCTACTCCAAGTCCGAGTTCAACCTCGCGCCGATGCTGGAGCGTCACCCGGGGCTCAACTTCCTGGAGCTCGGCCGCTCCTGCGTGCTGAAGCCCTACCGGGACAAGCGCACCGTCGAGCTCCTGTGGCACGGCGCCTGGTCCTACACCCTGCGCCACAACGTCGACGTCCTGTTCGGCTGCGCCTCGCTCTCCGGCACCAACCCGGACGAGCTGAAGGTGGCGCTCTCCTACCTCTACCACCACCATCTCGCGCCGGAGGAGTGGCGGGTCCGCGCCCTCGAGGCGCGCCATGTCGACATGAACCGCCTGCCGGTGGAAGAGATCGACATGAAGACGGCGCTGCGGGCGCTGCCGCCGCTCATCAAGGGCTATCTTCGCCTCGGCGCCTACGTGGCGGACGGCGCCGTCGTCGACCACCAGTTCGGCACCACGGACGTGATGATCGTCCTCCCGGTCTCCGGCATCTCTCACCGCTACATCAACTATTACGGCGCCAACGCCACGCGCCATGCGTGA
- a CDS encoding YifB family Mg chelatase-like AAA ATPase codes for MQSRVTTIAFRGIDAVPVDVEVQVVSGSVGFMIVGLGDKAVAESRERVRAALASSGLSLPPRRITVNLAPADLPKAGSHYDLPIALALMVALGVLPQEAVDDCVILGELGLDGRIVGVAGVLPAAVSANGLGKSLICPAADGCEAAWASADMPITAPASLAAFLNHVAGRQALSRPAPEMRRTDPFVADLAEVKGQESAKRALEIAAAGGHNLLMVGPPGSGKSMLAERMPSILPPMAPETLLESAMIRSVAGDLAGGRLELAPPYRAPHHSASMAALIGGGPKGRPGEISLCHGGVLFLDELPEFAPNVLDALREPLETRRANIARANARVSYPARFQLLAAMNPCRCGHASEPGHTCKRGKACADDYQGRISGPLLDRFDLTIRLSSVSLTDLRAPPGERSQAVADRVLAARARQAHRFRDEPVEINAECSGPGIEAAAEVDGDAQELIDRALSERRLTARAYHRTLKVARTIADLAASPNVRRVHAAEALAYRHALS; via the coding sequence GTGCAGAGCCGTGTCACAACCATCGCCTTCCGCGGGATCGACGCCGTGCCGGTGGACGTGGAGGTGCAGGTCGTCTCCGGCTCCGTCGGCTTCATGATCGTCGGGCTGGGGGACAAGGCCGTGGCCGAGAGCCGGGAGCGCGTGCGGGCGGCGCTCGCCTCGTCCGGCCTGTCGCTGCCGCCCCGGCGGATCACGGTCAACCTCGCCCCGGCGGACCTGCCGAAGGCCGGCAGCCACTACGACCTGCCGATCGCCCTGGCGCTGATGGTCGCACTCGGCGTGTTGCCGCAGGAGGCGGTGGACGACTGCGTCATCCTCGGCGAACTGGGTCTCGACGGGCGGATCGTCGGCGTCGCGGGCGTCCTTCCCGCCGCCGTCAGCGCCAACGGGCTGGGAAAGAGCCTCATCTGCCCCGCCGCCGACGGGTGCGAGGCGGCTTGGGCGTCGGCCGACATGCCGATCACCGCGCCCGCCAGCCTCGCCGCCTTCCTCAACCACGTCGCGGGCCGGCAGGCCCTCTCCCGCCCCGCCCCGGAGATGCGACGCACCGACCCGTTCGTCGCCGACCTCGCCGAGGTGAAGGGCCAGGAGAGCGCAAAGCGCGCGCTGGAGATCGCCGCAGCCGGCGGGCACAACCTCCTCATGGTCGGCCCCCCCGGCTCCGGAAAGTCGATGCTGGCGGAGCGGATGCCCTCGATCCTGCCGCCCATGGCGCCGGAAACCCTCCTCGAGAGCGCGATGATCCGCTCCGTCGCGGGCGATCTCGCCGGCGGGCGGCTCGAGCTCGCCCCGCCCTATCGCGCGCCGCACCACTCGGCGTCGATGGCCGCGCTCATCGGCGGCGGCCCCAAGGGGCGGCCGGGCGAGATCTCGCTGTGCCACGGCGGCGTCCTCTTCCTGGACGAGCTGCCGGAGTTCGCGCCCAACGTCCTCGACGCCCTGCGCGAGCCGCTGGAGACGCGGCGTGCCAACATCGCCCGGGCCAACGCCCGCGTCAGCTACCCGGCACGTTTCCAGCTCCTCGCCGCGATGAACCCCTGCCGCTGCGGCCACGCGTCAGAGCCGGGGCACACCTGCAAGCGCGGTAAGGCCTGCGCGGACGACTACCAGGGGCGCATCTCCGGCCCGCTCCTCGACCGGTTCGACCTCACCATCCGCCTCTCCTCGGTGTCGCTGACGGACCTTCGCGCCCCGCCCGGCGAGCGGTCGCAGGCGGTGGCGGACCGTGTCCTCGCCGCGCGGGCCCGCCAGGCGCACCGCTTCCGGGACGAGCCGGTCGAGATCAACGCCGAGTGCAGCGGTCCGGGCATAGAGGCCGCCGCCGAGGTCGACGGCGACGCGCAGGAGCTGATCGACCGGGCGCTGTCCGAGCGCCGCCTCACCGCGCGGGCCTACCACCGCACGCTGAAGGTCGCGCGCACCATCGCCGACCTCGCCGCGAGCCCCAACGTGCGGCGCGTCCACGCCGCCGAAGCCCTCGCCTACCGTCATGCGCTGTCCTGA